GGCGGCGTACCAGCAGTACTCCTCGAGTTCCTCGAGCGTCTGTAAGCGCAATCCGCCTTCGTCGGCGTACCGACTCGTGAACATCGCCATTCCGTCGACGAGTTCGCGGACGGGTTCGCGCATGATCTCCCGAGGATCGTCGTCGAGGGATTCGAACGTCCGCAACACGCGCGGGGTCTCGGCGACGACGTCCCAGTCTTCGTTGCGCTCGTCGGGAATCCACGGCTCGACGTCGTCCATGAACGCTACAGCGGTCTGATCCGAGTTCGGATCGAGCAACCGATCGTAGTCGGTCAGCAGTTCGGTCTGTACCTCCGGCGGAATGTGACCCGCGTCTTCGATCGTGTCGGCGACACGACAGAGGAGGTATCCCAGACAGATGTGTCTCGCCATCGGCTCCTCGAGTCGGTCGATAGTAATCGAGAAGGTCCGTGAAACGCCGTGAACCGCGTCGTAACACCACTTGAGGTCGGCGTCAGTTGGAGGTTCGGTCTGGCCCGTGGTCATCTACTCTCTGTGCGTTCGTTCCCGTTCCGGAAAAACGCCGCGGTCCCGGCGGGATATTCCGTTCGAGGATCGTTTCGAGATCCTTTCCGAGATTGAAGCATTGGTTCCGGAAGGGACCGGCCTCTAGTAATCGGTCCCCAGCGTGTTCCGACAATACGTCTATGGGAAGCGACGATGAGGCGCACACGTGACACGAACCGTACTCGTCGCCGGTGCTCACGGACAAGTGGGACAGCACCTCACCGAACTACTCGGCGAACGCGACCACGAGGTCAGGGCGATGATCCGCGACGAGTCCCAGGTCGAGGACGTGGAGTCCCTCGGTGCCGAGGCGGTCGTCGCGGATCTCACGGCGTCCGTCGATCACGCCGTCGAGGGCTGCGATTCGATCGTCTTCGCCGCCGGCTCCGGTGGCAACGACGTCTACGGGGTCGATCGTGACGGGGCGATCAACCTACTCGAAGCCGCGGAAGAGTCGGGAGTCGACCGATTCGTCATGCTCAGTTCGATGGGGGCCGACGACCCCGAATCGGGTCCCGACGCGCTCGAGGACTATCTGATCGCGAAAGCGGAAGCCGACGAACGGCTCCGACGGAGCGAGGTCGCACATACGATCGTCCGACCGGGCGAATTGACGAACGAGCCGGGAACCGGCCGGATTCGGGCCGCAGAGTCCCTCGAGTCGGGCGACGGCGACATCCCTCGCGAAGACGTCGCGCGGACGCTCGCGGCGGCGCTCGAGCGGGACGACCTCGCCGGCGAGACATTCGAGATCCTCGGCGGTGACGAGCCGATCGACGAGGAACTCGAAGCGGTCGGCTCGAGGTGAACCGCGACCGTTTTTTGAGCTGTGCTCCCCGGACTGGAGGCTACTCCCCGGACAGGAGAGCACAGCGGTAACAATAACAAGGCGACACCCCGATGACTCGAACATGGACTTTTCGCTCTCGGCCGAGCAACAGCAGATCCGGGACATGGTATCGGAGTTCGTCGACGAGGAAATCGTTCCCGTCGCGGAGGCGATCGACCACGAGGACGAGTTCCCAGCGGATCTCGTGGACGAGATGGCCGAACTGGGTCTGATGGGAATGCCGTTTCCCGAGGAGTACGGCGGTGCCGGACTCGATTACCACTCCTACGCGATCGGCCTCGAGGAGATTTCGCGCGGCTCGGGCGGCCTGGGAACGATCGTCGCGGCCCACACCTCGCTGGCGGGTAACATGCTCTACGAGTTCGGGGACGAGTCCCAGAAGGAGGAGTTCCTGACGCCGTTGGCTGCGGGCGAGGACATCGGCGCGTTCGCGCTCTCCGAAGCGGGTGCGGGCAGCGACGTCCCGGCGATGGAGACGACCGCGGAGAAGAGCGAGGCGCAAAGCGCCTCGGAACGGAGTAGCGCGGAACGACGTTCCGCGGACCGTTCGAACGGGCAACGCCCGCGAGAAGACGGCGCAGCCGCGGAGAAGGACGGCGACGAGTACGTCGTCAACGGCGGCAAGCTCTGGATCTCGAACGGCTCCGTCGCGGACACGGTCACGCTCTTCGCGAAGACCGATCCCGAGGCGGGCAACAGGGGGATCTCCTCGTTTATCGTCCGTCCCGAGGAGGACGACGGGTTCATCGTCGAGGGTACCGAGGAGAAACTCGGCGACAAGGGCTGTCCGACGGCCGAACTCCGGTTCGACGATCTGCGTCTCCACGAGGACCGCCGACTCGGCGAGGAGGGCGAGGGCTTCGTTCACGCGCTGAAGACGCTCAACGGCGGTCGCATCACGATCGCCGCCCGCGGCGTCGGCATCGCCCGCGCGGCCTTCGAGGAGGCCCGCGACTACGCGAACGAGCGCGAGCAGTTCGGCCACCCCATCGGCGAGTTCCAGTCGATCAAGCACAAGCTGGCGGACATGGACACGAAGATTCAGGCGGCCAGCATGCTGATGCACAAGGCCGCCGACAAGAAAATCCGCGGCGAGAACTACATCAAGGACGCCGCGCAGGCCAAACTCTACGCCAGCGAGGTGAGCCGCGAGGTTGCCAACGAGGGCATCCAGATTCACGGCGGCTACGGCTATACCAAGGATTTCCCCGCCGAGCGGTTCTACCGGGACGCCAAACTCAACGAGATCTACGAGGGGACCAGCGAGGTGCTCCGAAACACGATCGGCGACCAGTTGCTCGAGGAGTAGTCCTCGATATCGGCCCGTCGCGCTCACCGACAACCGGATTCTGTTCAATGGGTTCGGAACGAAGGCTCCGTGTCCGATACCGCGTCTGTACATCTCATCAACATATTTGCACCCTGATTGTCTACGTCGAAGTAGATGGACCGAACGGAGTTGTTTCTCGCGATCATCGCGTACACGCTGATCGTGATGGTCTTCGTGGATAGCGGTGAATACGGCGAGTTCGCGCTGATACCGCTTTTTGTACTGCTGTTTGCGCTCCCGATCTACGTCGTGATTCATCTCGTCAACAATCCATCCCTCGAGTGATCGATTCGGTCGACCCGTCCGGTTTCGGTCCGCCGTCTACGCTTGTCCCCCGTCGTCCTCGAGACACCCTCGTACCCACTCGTAGTGGTCTCGAACCCGTCGCTCGCCGCCGTCGGTGAGCGCGTAGACGTCGTGAATGCCGTCCGTTCGCTTTTCGACGAAGCCCGCGTCCACGAGCGCCGACAGCGAGCCGTAGAACGCCTTCGGCTCGAGGTGGGCGTCGTAGTGGGACTCGAGACGGGACTTCAACTGCTGGCTGCGCAGTTCGCCCTCGTCCGCGCCGGCGAGCAGGAAACAGATGTCGCGGCGGCGACCGCTTCGGAGCCACTTGGTCATACCTCGGCGTTGGGCGGCGGACGCTCGAGCGTTACGGTTTCGCCGTCCGGAACCCGACTCGCGTCGGCTCCGTCCCACAGGCACGAACCGCTCGAAGACTGAACTCGATTACTCGAGGCCGAGCGCGCGATACCCTTCGCGGCCGAGCGCCCACGTGATGCCGCCGAGCGCCGTGAGACCGACCACGAGGGGAGTCCCGATCTCGAGATGGACCTGGCCGTACGAGCGGAGTTCGTGCCGGAAGAGGAACCAGCGACCGGCCGGATCGCCGAGGACGACGGTTCCCGAGCCGACGGCGAGCGAGAGAAACACCATGCCGAGGACCGCGATCGAAAGTATCGCGAGCGTGCCGACAGCGCCGGAGATGACCGTCGAGAAGAGCTGCGTGCCGGGAATCCGGCTACAGCCTCCGTCGGTCGTGCTGTAGATGCCGAACCCTTGCGTCTCCGCGTCGGGGAGCGCGCCGACGCGAACGTCGGCGGGATACTGCAGGAGGACGCCGGCCATCCAGAGGTCGCCGATCGAGCCGGCGGCGTTGGCCGCCAGCGGGACGAGCAACAGGGCGGAGGGATAGACGACCAGTGCGGCGAGACCGACCGCCGTGATTCCGACGAACGGTGCCAACAGGGCGACGAGCAACTGGTTTCGCGTGTAACTCGTCCCCGCCGTCTCCGCGTAGGCGTACGGCAGGAGGAAGTACGAGACGCCGATACCGTACCCCGGATCGCCGCCGTATCGGGCCATGAACACGCCGTGAAGCAGTTCGTGTAAAATCACGACGAGCGCGACTACCCCGACCGAAACGACGAGCCAGACGACCGCGTCCGTCGGCCCAAGTATCGTGATGACGATCGGCTCGAGCGAACCGCCGCGGATCGCCGCGAGGACGTGGCCGAACGCGTACGCGGAAGCGAAAAAGCCGACTACGGAGACGACGACCCACTGGAACGCGACCGATCGCGTACGGCGGAACGTCGCGATCAGTTGTGGCGGGCTCTGGGGGACCGTATCGCTCACGGGCAGATCCTCACACGGCACCGAAAAATCGGTATCGGTTCCCGGCGTTCACGGTCGTCCCGCTATCTTCCAGTCGGACCCGCCGAAATCGATAGCTTCCCGGTACTCGGTCCGTGAGTCACGACCATGTCCGACGATCGAACGGCCGAGGCGAACGGCATCAGGGCGAGCTACGACGAGACCGAGACGGAACGCGTCCTCGAGTTCGAGGCCGCCGGCGAGGGGTCGGCGATCCGA
The genomic region above belongs to Natronorubrum halophilum and contains:
- a CDS encoding SDR family oxidoreductase; this translates as MTRTVLVAGAHGQVGQHLTELLGERDHEVRAMIRDESQVEDVESLGAEAVVADLTASVDHAVEGCDSIVFAAGSGGNDVYGVDRDGAINLLEAAEESGVDRFVMLSSMGADDPESGPDALEDYLIAKAEADERLRRSEVAHTIVRPGELTNEPGTGRIRAAESLESGDGDIPREDVARTLAAALERDDLAGETFEILGGDEPIDEELEAVGSR
- a CDS encoding PadR family transcriptional regulator → MTKWLRSGRRRDICFLLAGADEGELRSQQLKSRLESHYDAHLEPKAFYGSLSALVDAGFVEKRTDGIHDVYALTDGGERRVRDHYEWVRGCLEDDGGQA
- a CDS encoding DUF3267 domain-containing protein gives rise to the protein MSDTVPQSPPQLIATFRRTRSVAFQWVVVSVVGFFASAYAFGHVLAAIRGGSLEPIVITILGPTDAVVWLVVSVGVVALVVILHELLHGVFMARYGGDPGYGIGVSYFLLPYAYAETAGTSYTRNQLLVALLAPFVGITAVGLAALVVYPSALLLVPLAANAAGSIGDLWMAGVLLQYPADVRVGALPDAETQGFGIYSTTDGGCSRIPGTQLFSTVISGAVGTLAILSIAVLGMVFLSLAVGSGTVVLGDPAGRWFLFRHELRSYGQVHLEIGTPLVVGLTALGGITWALGREGYRALGLE